One region of Apus apus isolate bApuApu2 chromosome 6, bApuApu2.pri.cur, whole genome shotgun sequence genomic DNA includes:
- the FZD7 gene encoding frizzled-7, producing MWAGGGGEGGGAAASGCPLVGLAAVLAALLGTLAGAAAQQYHGEKGISVPDHGFCQPISIPLCTDIAYNQTILPNLLGHTNQEDAGLEVHQFYPLVKVQCSAELKFFLCSMYAPVCTVLEQAIPPCRSLCERARQGCEALMNKFGFQWPERLRCENFPVHGAGEICVGQNTSDAPPGPGGAAGRGATAHPTAGYLPDFLTPPQPPSGFSFSCPRQLKVPPYLGYRFLGERDCGAPCEPARPNGLMYFKEAEVRFARLWVGVWSVLCCASTLFTVLTYLVDMRRFSYPERPIIFLSGCYFMVAVAYAAGFLLEERVVCLERFSEDGYRTVAQGTKKEGCTILFMILYFFGMASSIWWVILSLTWFLAAGMKWGHEAIEANSQYFHLAAWAVPAVKTITILAMGQVDGDVLSGVCYVGIYSVDSLRGFVLAPLFVYLFIGTSFLLAGFVSLFRIRTIMKHDGTKTEKLEKLMVRIGVFSVLYTVPATIVLACYFYEQAFRGTWEKTWLLQTCKTYAVPCPSHFAPMSPDFTVFMIKYLMTMIVGITTGFWIWSGKTLQSWRRFYHRLSTGSKGETAV from the coding sequence CCGCGGTGCTGGCCGCCCTGCTGGGGACCCTCGCGGGAGCGGCGGCTCAACAGTACCACGGCGAGAAGGGCATCTCCGTGCCGGACCACGGCTTCTGCCAGCCCATCTCCATCCCACTCTGCACGGATATCGCCTACAACCAGACCATCCTGCCCAACCTGCTGGGCCACACCAACCAGGAGGACGCGGGGCTGGAAGTGCACCAGTTCTACCCGCTGGTCAAGGTGCAGTGCTCAGCCGAGCTCAagttcttcctctgctccatgTATGCCCCGGTATGCACCGTGCTGGAGCAGGCCATCCCACCCTGCCGCTCTCTCTGCGAGCGGGCCCGCCAGGGCTGCGAGGCCCTCATGAACAAGTTTGGCTTCCAGTGGCCAGAGCGGCTCCGTTGCGAGAACTTCCCTGTCCACGGTGCAGGCGAGATCTGCGTGGGGCAGAACACATCCGATGCCCCACCGGGGCCTGGCGGTGCGGCGGGACGGGGGGCCACTGCCCACCCCACGGCTGGCTACCTCCCTGACTTCCTTACGCCGCCACAGCCCCCCTCtggcttctccttctcctgcccccGGCAGCTCAAGGTGCCCCCTTACTTGGGCTACCGGTTCCTGGGGGAGCGGGACTGCGGGGCCCCCTGTGAGCCAGCCCGGCCCAACGGGCTCATGTACTTCAAGGAGGCAGAGGTGCGATTTGCCCGGCTCTGGGTGGGCGTGTGGTCTGTGCTCTGCTGCGCCTCCACCCTTTTCACCGTGCTCACCTACCTGGTGGACATGCGCCGTTTCAGCTACCCAGAGCGACCCATCATCTTCCTCTCAGGCTGTTACTTCATGGTGGCAGTGGCCTATGCGGCAGGTTTCTTGCTGGAGGAGCGGGTGGTGTGTCTGGAGCGCTTCTCCGAGGATGGCTACCGTACTGTGGCCCAAGGCACCAAGAAAGAAGGCTGCACCATCCTCTTCATGATCCTCTACTTCTTCGGCATGGCCAGCTCCATCTGGTGGGTCATCCTGTCCCTCACCTGGTTTCTGGCTGCTGGCATGAAGTGGGGCCACGAGGCCATCGAGGCCAACTCCCAGTATTTCCACCtggctgcctgggctgtgcctgctgtcAAAACCATCACCATCTTGGCCATGGGGCAGGTGGATGGGGATGTACTGAGTGGGGTGTGTTATGTAGGTATCTACAGCGTGGACTCACTGAGGGGCTTTGTGCTGGCACCCTTGTTTGTGTACCTCTTCATTGGCACCTCCTTCTTGCTTGCTGGCTTTGTGTCCTTGTTTCGCATCCGCACCATCATGAAGCATGATGGCACCAAGACAGAAAAACTGGAGAAGCTGATGGTGCGCATCGGTGTCTTCAGTGTCCTCTACACGGTGCCTGCCACCATTGTCCTGGCTTGTTACTTCTATGAGCAGGCCTTCCGTGGCACCTGGGAGAAGACATGGCTCCTCCAGACCTGCAAAACCTATGCCGTGCCCTGTCCCAGCCACTTTGCCCCTATGAGTCCAGACTTCACTGTCTTCATGATCAAGTATCTCATGACCATGATTGTTGGTATCACAACTGGCTTCTGGATCTGGTCTGGCAAAAC